The Faecalibacterium prausnitzii genome includes a window with the following:
- a CDS encoding carbohydrate ABC transporter permease yields MAKAKKEKMEANPFKLKKELPRLPGYIIVTLWTAFIFCMIGWIILASLSTTKEIFTGSLLASGLHFENYTKALFTNKAALNLLNSVIYTVPSCILIIVVCAPAAYCMSRFKFRGAGLIQALIIIGLAIPNIMIVMPLFSVVSALKLSGTHFTLIFLYTACSVPYTTFFLLTFFKGISTSFEEAAAIDGCGPIQCFWKIMFPLAQPAIVTVSIFNFIGKWNEYFMALIFANKSNLRPIGVGLYQTVTSMMNSGDWAGMFASVVIVFVPTVVIYAFLSDKIISGVTAGGNKG; encoded by the coding sequence ATGGCAAAAGCAAAAAAAGAAAAAATGGAAGCGAATCCTTTTAAGTTGAAGAAAGAACTTCCGCGTCTTCCGGGCTATATCATCGTCACTTTGTGGACGGCCTTTATCTTCTGCATGATTGGCTGGATTATCCTTGCATCTCTGTCTACTACAAAGGAAATCTTCACGGGTAGCCTGCTTGCGAGCGGACTGCATTTTGAAAACTACACTAAGGCACTTTTTACGAATAAAGCGGCTTTGAACCTGCTGAACTCTGTCATTTACACCGTTCCGTCGTGTATTTTGATCATTGTGGTTTGTGCACCGGCTGCATACTGCATGTCTCGTTTTAAGTTCCGTGGTGCTGGTTTGATTCAGGCTCTTATCATCATCGGTCTGGCAATCCCTAATATTATGATCGTCATGCCGCTGTTTTCTGTCGTTAGTGCGCTGAAGCTGTCTGGCACTCACTTTACTCTGATATTCCTGTACACGGCGTGCTCTGTTCCATATACGACTTTCTTCCTGCTGACCTTCTTCAAGGGAATCAGCACCTCGTTCGAGGAAGCTGCCGCTATCGACGGCTGCGGCCCGATCCAGTGCTTCTGGAAAATTATGTTCCCTTTGGCGCAGCCTGCTATTGTTACCGTGTCTATCTTTAACTTTATCGGTAAGTGGAACGAATACTTCATGGCTTTGATTTTCGCAAATAAATCCAATCTGCGCCCCATCGGTGTCGGCCTGTATCAGACCGTTACTTCCATGATGAACTCCGGTGACTGGGCTGGAATGTTTGCGTCTGTTGTCATCGTCTTTGTCCCGACGGTCGTTATCTACGCGTTCCTGTCGGACAAGATTATTTCTGGCGTCACCGCTGGCGGCAACAAAGGCTAA
- a CDS encoding helix-turn-helix domain-containing protein: MAKSKGKSRSTQVRSKLAIQVGERIRKTRKQEGLSIENFALRCDIHPSYVGHIERGMQNPTLSTLERISQGLGISMEDLFKDIDTPINVENAAIRHLSQVISELSPEQTQQLLQIVDSVMAIKNEYL; this comes from the coding sequence GTGGCAAAATCAAAAGGGAAAAGTCGTTCTACACAGGTGCGTTCAAAGCTTGCGATACAAGTTGGTGAACGAATCCGTAAAACTCGTAAACAAGAAGGACTTAGTATCGAAAACTTTGCACTTCGTTGCGACATTCACCCGTCCTATGTTGGTCATATAGAGCGAGGAATGCAGAATCCGACGCTTTCCACCTTGGAGCGCATCAGCCAGGGTTTGGGAATCAGCATGGAGGACCTTTTCAAGGACATAGATACACCGATCAATGTGGAGAACGCTGCAATACGACATCTATCTCAGGTCATAAGCGAGTTGTCCCCTGAGCAAACGCAACAGCTTCTGCAGATTGTTGATAGTGTCATGGCAATCAAAAACGAATATTTATAA
- a CDS encoding carbohydrate ABC transporter permease has protein sequence MKQTKASILYFMGPAMLLFCLIFIYPVSRTAIMSFFSVKSVTSAVSTWSWAGLDNYIKLFHTPLFITSVINIGKIWLYCGIACLGLAIALAIILTSGLRGQKFFRAIIYMPNVIAAVAVGYMWLLYVYNAKFGLFHSFFTALGWESMANFQWLGTDHMFLSMCIAYVFSNVGYFMLMYIAAIEKISPDYYEAATIEGANIFDKFFHITLPLIKGVLGTSLVLWTTKTMGFFALAQVFGGVSTYTPMMYTYQTLFGSEISADSMNTGVAAAAACIMTIVVVAVSTISRKSIKDDGYEL, from the coding sequence ATGAAACAAACAAAAGCGTCTATCTTGTATTTTATGGGACCAGCCATGCTGCTGTTCTGCTTGATTTTTATTTATCCTGTCTCCCGAACCGCTATTATGAGCTTTTTCAGCGTGAAGAGCGTTACAAGCGCTGTTTCAACATGGTCTTGGGCAGGACTGGACAATTACATTAAGCTGTTCCATACGCCGCTGTTCATCACATCGGTCATAAATATCGGTAAGATCTGGCTGTACTGCGGTATTGCTTGCCTTGGGCTTGCAATCGCTCTGGCAATCATCCTGACAAGTGGTCTTCGCGGTCAGAAGTTTTTCCGTGCTATTATCTATATGCCCAACGTTATTGCAGCAGTCGCCGTTGGTTATATGTGGTTGCTGTATGTTTACAATGCAAAATTTGGCCTGTTCCACTCCTTTTTCACTGCCCTTGGCTGGGAGTCCATGGCGAACTTCCAGTGGCTTGGTACAGACCACATGTTCCTCTCAATGTGCATCGCTTATGTATTCAGCAATGTGGGCTACTTCATGCTGATGTACATTGCAGCTATTGAAAAAATCTCTCCCGATTACTATGAAGCCGCCACTATTGAGGGTGCAAATATTTTTGACAAATTCTTCCACATCACCCTCCCGCTGATTAAGGGCGTTCTTGGCACTTCTCTGGTGCTGTGGACTACCAAAACGATGGGCTTCTTCGCTTTGGCACAGGTTTTCGGCGGTGTAAGCACCTATACTCCGATGATGTATACCTACCAAACCCTGTTCGGCAGTGAGATTAGTGCAGACAGCATGAACACGGGTGTTGCAGCAGCAGCGGCCTGCATTATGACCATTGTTGTCGTCGCAGTTTCTACGATTTCTCGTAAGAGTATCAAAGACGATGGCTACGAACTGTAA
- a CDS encoding phosphotransferase enzyme family protein: MNAITENILREAADAFAFDRTTGEISRYGEGHINDTFVVWASDKCKRYIMQRINTDTFKNPKELMENVCNVTSFLRKVILENGGDPERETLNVIPTKDGKPFYTDSDGGTWRAYIFVEDTVCLQKVENENDFYTVAETFGTFQNQLAAFPAATLHETIVKFHDTPTRYQNFEKAVAEDAMGRAKDVADEIAFVRSREADCHVLVDMLSKNEIPLRVTHNDTKLNNVLIDKTSKKGVCVIDLDTVMPGLAAYDFGDSIRFGANDCAEDEPDQNKVHFDLHLFEVFAKGFLSTAGATMSEQEKSSLVWGAKLMTLECGMRFLTDYLEGDHYFRISRPAQNLDRARTQFTLVKGMEAAFADMMRIIQKY, encoded by the coding sequence GTGAACGCTATCACAGAAAATATCCTGCGAGAAGCAGCTGATGCATTTGCCTTCGACCGTACAACGGGTGAAATTTCTCGCTATGGCGAAGGCCATATCAATGATACATTTGTCGTTTGGGCAAGCGACAAATGCAAGCGCTACATTATGCAGCGCATCAATACTGACACATTCAAGAACCCGAAAGAATTGATGGAAAACGTCTGCAACGTTACCAGCTTCCTGCGCAAGGTCATTCTGGAGAATGGCGGCGACCCGGAGCGTGAGACGCTGAACGTTATTCCGACCAAAGATGGAAAACCTTTCTATACTGACAGCGATGGCGGCACATGGCGAGCTTATATCTTCGTCGAGGATACTGTCTGTCTGCAAAAAGTCGAAAACGAAAATGATTTTTACACTGTAGCGGAAACTTTCGGCACGTTCCAGAATCAGCTGGCCGCATTTCCAGCTGCTACGCTGCATGAAACCATTGTCAAATTCCACGATACTCCTACGCGCTACCAGAATTTTGAGAAAGCTGTCGCAGAGGATGCAATGGGACGTGCGAAAGATGTTGCAGATGAAATCGCATTTGTTCGCTCTCGTGAGGCTGACTGCCATGTTCTGGTCGATATGCTGAGCAAAAATGAGATTCCGCTTCGCGTTACTCACAATGATACCAAGCTCAACAATGTCCTCATCGACAAAACGAGTAAAAAGGGTGTTTGCGTTATTGATCTGGACACCGTAATGCCCGGTTTGGCTGCATATGACTTTGGCGACTCCATCCGTTTTGGCGCAAACGACTGCGCCGAGGATGAACCCGATCAGAACAAGGTTCACTTTGACCTGCACTTGTTTGAGGTGTTTGCAAAAGGCTTCCTCTCGACCGCTGGAGCAACTATGTCCGAGCAGGAAAAGAGCAGTCTGGTCTGGGGCGCAAAGCTGATGACGCTGGAATGTGGAATGCGATTCCTTACCGATTATCTTGAGGGAGACCACTATTTCCGTATTAGTCGCCCTGCACAGAACCTTGATCGAGCACGCACGCAGTTCACCCTTGTTAAAGGGATGGAGGCTGCTTTCGCTGATATGATGCGTATTATTCAGAAATATTGA
- a CDS encoding extracellular solute-binding protein — MPTIKDIAKEAGVAQGTVSNVLNGRGNVSSDKIILVEQACAKLGYTMNQRAKTLRQGSSKLLAAIIPNAHDRRYTDFFLSFKNYAESSGYSVRLYFSNDLLAEEEVQLQTIRSEMTAGIATFSSCTKDGRNIYDEIGIPKQDVVFVERNPFDSPFYIGFDYAKAGLELAEKLTSKKCSRILLITETLDYSSQNEFYLAFSAALKAKNCILHHVQTDSQHCYTHFLQVLNDLEPVDAVVLTNYHLAENFSNVSKTFYPHLHSPIYTISPLFTIPSVGCKKYELNYRLMGRCAAEQLIKRKENKRSEIQPMILHNDGMRNWLSKIPGSTCKRLTILTLDSPTARIMENMARIYTDATGIEIKVAICSYDGIHEILSDLGNTDAYDVIRLDHTWLSWFGEHIFAPLSELTSSSAEQLFEPFIPGLVPQYTSVNGVAYAFPETPSAQLLFYRKDLFENTVLQRLYKEQYKEELAPPQDFEHFNRIARFFTRRFNEHSPTTYGTTLTLGNSGVAATEYLTRYFSHSHDLFDANGNLLLNTDIAIQSMKELIEAKDYSPKRYNSWWRESAREFAAGDTAMSIIFSNYASEMMDSDSVIINKIGYTYLPGQNSLLGGGCIGVSKNSQNKTEAFDFIKWICSEEITTAMTLLGSVSPCEKTYSNYEVLDTYPWLGLSHKCIAQSKINRIPPQKATCFDERRFLSILGMAVNTVYNDTATPQDALIYAIQSYNRTMK, encoded by the coding sequence ATGCCTACTATTAAAGATATCGCTAAAGAAGCGGGCGTTGCACAAGGCACCGTTTCAAATGTGCTGAACGGACGTGGTAACGTCAGCAGCGATAAAATAATTCTGGTTGAACAAGCATGTGCGAAACTGGGCTATACCATGAATCAACGAGCCAAAACACTCCGACAGGGCTCATCGAAGCTGCTGGCAGCAATCATACCCAATGCGCATGACAGACGATATACCGACTTCTTTTTAAGTTTTAAGAACTATGCGGAATCTAGTGGCTATTCCGTTCGACTCTATTTTTCAAACGATTTGCTTGCAGAGGAGGAAGTCCAACTCCAAACTATCCGTTCCGAAATGACGGCGGGAATTGCTACATTTTCGTCTTGTACAAAAGATGGCCGGAACATTTATGACGAAATCGGGATTCCAAAGCAGGATGTTGTCTTTGTGGAGCGAAATCCCTTTGATTCCCCTTTCTATATTGGATTCGATTACGCCAAAGCTGGTTTAGAATTAGCAGAAAAGCTAACATCTAAAAAGTGCAGTCGCATCCTTCTCATCACTGAGACTTTGGATTATTCCAGTCAGAATGAATTTTACTTGGCTTTTTCGGCTGCATTAAAAGCCAAAAACTGCATCCTGCACCATGTCCAAACCGATTCACAGCACTGTTATACCCATTTTTTGCAGGTTTTGAACGATCTTGAACCAGTTGATGCCGTAGTTCTGACAAATTATCACTTGGCAGAAAATTTCAGTAATGTCAGCAAGACATTCTATCCTCATCTTCATTCGCCAATTTATACCATTTCGCCGCTTTTTACAATTCCATCGGTCGGATGTAAAAAATATGAGCTGAACTACCGTCTGATGGGACGCTGTGCCGCAGAGCAGCTTATTAAGCGGAAAGAAAACAAACGATCCGAAATTCAACCGATGATTTTGCATAACGATGGGATGCGAAATTGGTTATCCAAAATTCCGGGTTCGACTTGCAAACGGCTAACGATCCTGACACTAGACAGCCCGACGGCTCGAATTATGGAGAACATGGCGCGTATTTACACGGATGCAACAGGAATCGAAATCAAAGTCGCCATCTGTTCTTATGATGGAATTCACGAGATTCTGAGCGACCTTGGAAACACAGATGCCTATGATGTCATCCGTCTGGATCACACATGGCTTTCATGGTTTGGTGAACATATTTTTGCGCCCTTGAGTGAGTTGACCTCTTCCAGTGCTGAACAGTTGTTCGAGCCTTTTATTCCCGGCCTTGTTCCACAATACACAAGTGTGAATGGCGTTGCCTATGCCTTTCCTGAAACACCGAGCGCACAGTTACTGTTCTACCGTAAAGATTTGTTTGAGAACACCGTCCTGCAGCGTCTTTATAAGGAACAGTATAAGGAAGAGCTTGCGCCGCCGCAAGATTTCGAGCACTTTAACCGTATCGCGAGGTTCTTCACTAGACGTTTCAATGAACATTCCCCCACAACCTATGGCACAACGTTGACACTTGGAAACAGTGGCGTTGCTGCAACCGAATATCTAACACGGTATTTCAGTCACTCGCACGATTTGTTCGATGCAAATGGAAATCTGCTCCTCAACACAGACATCGCTATTCAATCCATGAAGGAACTTATCGAAGCCAAGGATTATTCTCCCAAACGATATAATAGTTGGTGGCGAGAATCGGCACGTGAGTTTGCCGCAGGCGATACAGCAATGTCTATCATTTTCAGCAATTATGCCTCAGAGATGATGGACAGCGATTCAGTTATTATCAATAAAATCGGTTACACATATCTTCCGGGGCAGAATTCTTTGCTGGGTGGCGGCTGTATTGGAGTATCCAAAAACAGCCAAAACAAAACGGAAGCATTTGATTTTATAAAATGGATTTGCAGCGAGGAGATTACGACTGCCATGACCCTTCTAGGCAGTGTTTCTCCTTGCGAAAAAACGTACAGCAACTATGAGGTCCTTGATACCTATCCTTGGCTTGGACTCTCTCACAAGTGTATTGCACAGTCAAAGATCAATCGTATTCCCCCGCAGAAAGCAACCTGCTTTGATGAGCGCAGATTTTTAAGCATCTTAGGCATGGCGGTCAATACGGTATACAATGACACAGCAACTCCACAAGATGCCTTAATCTATGCCATTCAAAGCTACAATCGCACTATGAAATAA
- a CDS encoding sugar phosphate nucleotidyltransferase, whose amino-acid sequence MNRPVLVVMAAGMGSRYGGMKQIDPVGPNGEVIIDYSLYDAYRAGFRTVIFVIKHEIEEAFHAAIGDRISKVMDVKYAFQQLDNLPAGFSVPENREKPWGTCHAVLAAKDLIDGPFAVINADDYYGPEAFQVMYDYLSTHQDREVYDYCMVSYLLKNTVSENGSVARGVCVANPDGTLQSVTERTRIETHDEKICYSEDGGASWTEIGGNTPVSMNLWGFTKSFLQEAENRFADWLTENLPKNPLKCEYFLPLVVSELIDEKKATVTILHSADKWYGVTYREDKPTVVNAIKNKIEAGIYPMNLWEEKK is encoded by the coding sequence ATGAACAGACCAGTATTAGTTGTCATGGCTGCAGGTATGGGCAGCCGATATGGAGGAATGAAGCAGATCGACCCCGTCGGCCCGAATGGGGAAGTCATCATTGACTATTCACTCTATGACGCATATCGTGCAGGTTTCCGGACCGTCATTTTTGTTATCAAGCATGAAATTGAAGAAGCCTTCCATGCCGCAATTGGTGACCGCATTTCCAAAGTCATGGATGTCAAGTATGCGTTCCAGCAGTTGGACAATCTACCTGCAGGCTTTTCAGTTCCCGAAAACCGGGAGAAGCCGTGGGGAACTTGCCATGCAGTCCTTGCCGCAAAGGACCTGATTGATGGGCCGTTTGCGGTCATCAATGCCGACGACTATTATGGGCCGGAAGCGTTTCAGGTGATGTACGACTACCTGTCCACCCATCAGGATAGGGAAGTTTATGACTACTGCATGGTGAGCTATCTGCTGAAAAATACGGTCTCGGAAAATGGCAGTGTCGCACGTGGCGTCTGCGTTGCAAATCCGGACGGCACACTTCAAAGCGTTACCGAACGCACCCGTATTGAAACGCACGATGAGAAGATCTGCTATTCCGAGGATGGCGGTGCATCTTGGACGGAAATCGGCGGAAACACGCCTGTTAGCATGAACCTCTGGGGTTTTACCAAGAGCTTTTTGCAGGAAGCCGAGAATCGCTTTGCGGATTGGCTGACCGAGAATCTCCCGAAAAATCCGTTGAAATGCGAGTATTTTCTGCCGCTTGTCGTCAGTGAGCTGATCGACGAGAAAAAAGCGACCGTCACCATTCTTCACAGTGCGGACAAGTGGTATGGCGTGACCTATCGTGAGGACAAACCCACGGTCGTCAATGCCATCAAGAATAAAATTGAAGCCGGGATCTATCCGATGAATCTATGGGAGGAAAAAAAGTGA
- a CDS encoding glycerophosphodiester phosphodiesterase family protein: protein MNNTLHLYNRDRVQVAAHRGVAGVNIPCNTIPAFDIALNGGAAILEMDLFKSLDGEIFIFHTGKEPFQLDRHIDLTRMTAEEIRKLRLINVDFNETEHGLNTFDEVLEHMKNRCILNLDRCGAFIPDVIKQVERHGMKEQILLKNAPTKEVLKTVEEVAPDYMFMPIYMENDTASEMIESMNINYMGAELVFSTENAPVIQPEYIEAMHKKGRTLWGNAVLYNYKVPLSAGHTDDVSMMKDPALGWGWLVEHGFDIIQSDWTYQCCQYLKDSGVNR, encoded by the coding sequence ATGAATAATACGTTACATCTTTATAATCGTGATCGCGTTCAGGTAGCAGCACATCGGGGTGTTGCTGGCGTGAACATCCCTTGCAACACGATCCCGGCCTTTGATATCGCACTGAACGGCGGTGCAGCTATTCTGGAAATGGACTTATTCAAAAGTCTTGACGGAGAAATTTTCATCTTCCACACCGGAAAGGAGCCGTTTCAACTCGACCGTCACATTGACTTGACCCGGATGACCGCAGAGGAAATCCGCAAGCTGCGACTCATCAATGTAGATTTTAACGAGACGGAACATGGTCTGAACACGTTTGATGAAGTGCTGGAACACATGAAAAATCGCTGCATCCTGAATCTGGACCGTTGCGGCGCATTTATCCCGGACGTTATCAAGCAGGTCGAGCGTCATGGCATGAAGGAACAGATCTTGCTCAAAAATGCACCTACCAAAGAAGTTTTAAAGACCGTCGAAGAGGTTGCCCCGGATTACATGTTCATGCCCATCTACATGGAGAACGACACGGCCAGCGAGATGATCGAGTCCATGAACATCAACTACATGGGCGCAGAACTTGTGTTCTCGACTGAAAATGCCCCGGTGATCCAGCCGGAGTACATTGAGGCAATGCACAAAAAAGGACGTACTCTGTGGGGAAATGCCGTCCTTTACAATTATAAAGTTCCTCTTTCTGCCGGACACACCGACGATGTTTCCATGATGAAAGACCCGGCTCTGGGCTGGGGCTGGCTGGTCGAGCATGGCTTCGACATCATCCAGTCGGACTGGACCTATCAGTGCTGCCAATATCTGAAAGACAGCGGTGTGAACCGATGA
- a CDS encoding metallophosphoesterase family protein, which produces MKTQPVTFAAMTDLHLDIMHDGMMRIDAFLDAAQKADVDFIIQLGDFSYPKDTSTCLCAPEKMPINLKYAMECPTEIPKLEILNKYNLFSKPKYHLLGNHECDFCSKADALEMYGMEKPYYSFHLKGWHFIVLDGNSYRDERGDLVDYNFGKYFETTDLPYLGEQQLVWLREEVLSATEPIVIFSHQPLYACPRGLRNVDDLQKIIREGRAAGKRIQFCMNGHVHRDIRHFENGILYYTLNSISNYWAGTAYATHRYSSEIEAKFPNLQFVVPYADPIYAIVTLDENGVSVKGVEGHFVPPSPEKTGITVPLTPSVASWSFAWDEFETLQGDV; this is translated from the coding sequence ATGAAAACACAACCTGTGACCTTCGCAGCAATGACAGATTTGCATCTGGACATTATGCACGATGGCATGATGCGAATAGATGCTTTTCTGGATGCTGCACAAAAGGCCGATGTCGATTTTATCATTCAGCTGGGTGATTTTTCTTATCCCAAGGACACTTCGACCTGTCTATGTGCACCGGAGAAAATGCCCATCAATCTCAAATATGCAATGGAATGTCCGACTGAAATACCAAAACTAGAGATTCTGAATAAATATAATTTGTTTTCCAAACCGAAGTATCATCTCCTCGGAAATCATGAGTGTGATTTTTGCTCCAAGGCAGATGCTCTGGAAATGTATGGGATGGAAAAGCCCTATTACTCGTTCCATCTCAAAGGCTGGCACTTCATCGTTCTGGACGGCAACTCTTATCGGGATGAACGCGGCGACCTTGTGGATTACAATTTTGGAAAATATTTTGAAACCACAGACCTCCCGTATCTTGGAGAACAGCAGCTTGTGTGGCTTCGGGAAGAAGTTCTTTCTGCGACAGAACCCATTGTGATTTTTTCGCATCAGCCGCTCTATGCCTGCCCTCGCGGACTCAGAAATGTTGACGACCTGCAGAAGATTATCCGGGAAGGCAGAGCAGCAGGAAAGCGGATTCAGTTTTGCATGAACGGTCATGTTCATCGGGATATCAGGCATTTTGAAAATGGAATTTTGTATTATACCCTTAACAGTATCTCCAACTACTGGGCGGGAACTGCGTACGCAACGCACCGTTACAGCTCTGAGATTGAAGCGAAGTTCCCAAATTTGCAATTTGTTGTTCCTTATGCAGATCCAATCTATGCAATTGTCACGTTGGATGAAAACGGTGTTTCGGTAAAAGGAGTAGAAGGTCATTTTGTTCCACCCTCTCCCGAAAAAACTGGAATCACTGTGCCGTTGACTCCTTCTGTTGCATCATGGTCTTTTGCATGGGACGAATTTGAGACACTTCAAGGTGATGTTTAA
- a CDS encoding MBL fold metallo-hydrolase, translated as MELHFTGTGAAYYPRLGSNAAFFVKNNHLFMIDCGESTFRKMEARDEIRTCDKITVFITHLHADHIGSLGSFASYCLSVLQKRITVIAQDDTVVEILKLMGVPADMYDFTTDYTQIFEDGLHVEAVPVKHASDMKCCGFLIRDEDETIYFSADASELSDDILQQFKQGKIQVIYHDCTFLTKESPSHCSLKRLCEYIPPEMRNRVYCMHFGGDFMSQIKEAGFQVVTSV; from the coding sequence ATGGAACTTCATTTTACTGGCACTGGCGCTGCATATTATCCTCGGTTGGGCAGTAATGCGGCATTCTTTGTGAAAAACAATCATCTCTTTATGATTGACTGCGGCGAAAGCACATTTCGGAAAATGGAGGCGCGTGATGAGATTCGGACTTGTGACAAGATCACAGTTTTCATCACCCATCTGCACGCAGATCACATTGGTAGCCTTGGCTCATTTGCCTCCTACTGTTTGTCCGTTCTCCAAAAACGTATCACAGTCATCGCACAAGATGATACCGTAGTTGAAATCTTGAAGCTCATGGGTGTTCCTGCTGATATGTACGATTTCACGACAGATTACACCCAAATTTTTGAGGATGGTCTGCATGTGGAGGCTGTTCCCGTCAAGCATGCTTCTGATATGAAGTGCTGCGGTTTTCTGATTCGCGATGAGGACGAAACCATCTATTTCAGTGCAGATGCTTCGGAACTTTCAGACGATATCCTTCAGCAGTTCAAGCAGGGAAAAATTCAGGTTATTTATCACGATTGCACATTTTTGACGAAGGAAAGTCCGTCGCATTGTTCTCTGAAACGGCTATGTGAGTACATTCCGCCTGAAATGAGAAATCGGGTCTACTGTATGCACTTTGGTGGCGATTTTATGAGCCAGATAAAAGAAGCTGGTTTCCAAGTCGTCACAAGCGTGTAA
- a CDS encoding ABC transporter substrate-binding protein: MNKISRRNFLKVAGAGAAAMGLAACGGSSSSSSSVAASSTAANAAGDTLSGTIEYWSSWSETENQALVLKQAADAFTQLHPNVKINFTFNGRDNRNLVVSAIEAGTQIDLMDANIDNVQKLWSENIKDLSSYIDKTYDTTNGKAYKDVVIPSMISLAGSLFDGKTMCIPYIPQAFMIFCNKGLLEECGVTEYPQTWEELMDACEKVKAAGHIPVTTDSNYCTSWVGYYMSRRLGNDRVMELAKDSSQWASEQGVKDTAEAIANMAAKGYFDPNIESNVYPAAQQDMVISENVAMYINGTWLPNEVAETTPDDFKWGAFAFPEVPNGVEGTEGGCYSTYAIAVNKDCDDAATQAAVEFIVYLTTSEWDQEFTNQANAIPMNVDHVWPENLADAQVVLNSYTSRYPSQTAIITNSDSKQIIADACLKLMGGSISADEFIKMASAF; this comes from the coding sequence ATGAATAAGATTTCTCGTCGTAATTTCCTCAAGGTTGCCGGAGCAGGTGCTGCCGCAATGGGTCTGGCCGCATGTGGTGGCAGCAGTTCTTCCTCTTCGAGTGTAGCTGCATCTTCCACTGCTGCAAATGCGGCAGGTGATACGCTGTCCGGTACGATTGAGTACTGGTCTAGCTGGAGTGAGACGGAGAATCAGGCATTGGTTCTGAAGCAGGCAGCTGACGCTTTCACTCAGCTGCATCCGAACGTGAAAATCAATTTTACCTTCAACGGCCGTGATAACCGCAACCTCGTCGTTTCCGCAATTGAAGCAGGCACCCAGATCGATCTGATGGATGCAAACATTGACAATGTTCAGAAGCTGTGGAGCGAGAACATTAAAGACCTCTCTTCTTACATTGATAAGACCTACGACACCACCAACGGCAAGGCATACAAAGATGTCGTCATTCCCAGCATGATCTCTCTGGCTGGTTCCCTGTTCGATGGTAAGACCATGTGCATTCCTTACATTCCGCAGGCATTCATGATCTTCTGCAACAAGGGTCTGCTGGAAGAGTGCGGTGTTACCGAGTATCCTCAGACTTGGGAAGAGCTGATGGATGCTTGCGAGAAGGTCAAGGCTGCTGGGCATATTCCTGTAACGACTGACTCGAACTACTGCACCAGCTGGGTTGGCTATTATATGTCTCGCCGTCTCGGTAACGATCGCGTGATGGAACTGGCAAAGGATAGCAGTCAGTGGGCAAGTGAGCAGGGTGTCAAGGACACCGCCGAGGCAATCGCTAACATGGCAGCAAAGGGCTACTTTGATCCCAACATTGAGTCAAACGTCTATCCCGCAGCACAGCAGGATATGGTTATCAGCGAGAACGTTGCAATGTACATCAACGGCACTTGGCTGCCGAACGAAGTTGCTGAAACTACTCCCGATGACTTCAAGTGGGGCGCATTTGCTTTCCCGGAAGTTCCTAACGGTGTCGAAGGCACGGAGGGTGGTTGCTACTCCACCTATGCGATCGCAGTCAATAAGGATTGCGATGATGCTGCAACACAGGCAGCAGTCGAATTCATCGTTTATCTGACGACCAGCGAGTGGGATCAGGAGTTTACCAATCAGGCAAACGCCATCCCTATGAACGTTGATCATGTCTGGCCCGAAAACCTGGCCGATGCTCAGGTCGTCCTGAACAGCTACACCTCCCGTTATCCTTCTCAGACTGCTATCATCACCAACAGCGACAGCAAGCAGATCATTGCAGATGCCTGCCTGAAGCTGATGGGCGGCTCGATCTCCGCAGACGAGTTCATCAAGATGGCAAGCGCATTCTAA